TGGACTGTCTGAATGATTTACTGAAGGACATGGACTAAGTCCCAAAGGATAAGAAATGACTGGGTTTTGATCTGTACAGTTGAAGGGAGATCACAAATCCATCAAAGGCTCAATGTGTACAGGAAGTACCTTATCCACTACTTGGTTAGCCACTCAAAACCATCTGTGGAAAGAGCATGGCTCCTCAAATTTCTGTTGGAATTTCCTGAGTCAGCCACTTACTGAATTTAATGTAGGAAGAACTAACCCTGAAAggtcccctcctccctccaactCAGTGGTCACTCACGTAATTCATTGTTGCGGGTAACTGCTCGAGCTGCCCGAGCCCGAGGTCCTTGCTGTGTGAAATGGTATCCAAATCGTACTATAGATGGACAGTGCTCCAGCATGGCAGCCATCTCCATCTCTACAGCATCACCTGGCCAGTGACGCTGGAAGGTTGAGGGCAGGGGCAGGGGTCATTGACATGGAGGGAATAGAGGCCCTTCTGGTCATTGACTATCACCCGCTCTGGTCATTGACTATCACCCCAAGGTTACTGGCATCTCTGAGAGGTCGGGAGTAAGGGTGTTCCAGAGCTGGGATAGTCGAGGGTGCCATCTTGATTCTTTAGGGTTTGGGAAAGAGGAGATGTCTTGGAGGATGGTATTAACCTGGTTATCCACCCTTAGCTCAGTAAGTGTGGAATTCTCCCGAACAGCCTTTAGCACAGCCATGAGCCCTGCACTACTGATGAAGTTGGATTCAATGTTGAGGCTCTGAAGGCTCCGATTCTCCCGCAACATCTCAGCTATAGCCTGAAGGACAGGAACGTGGGGTGGAGTGAGCAAATGTCACTGGGAGCAGAATGAACGAGGAGTAAATGGAAAACAAGTCTCTGGGAGGGATACTGGAGGACAAGGAAGGCAGAGTGGAGCCCAGTGAgacaaaatgagaggaaaaaaggaacatAGTATAGTTCTTGAGGAGAGAGGGGTTTTGTGTAACTCATAGACTCATAGACTTTGAGCTGGAAGGTACCCTAGAGGTCATGAGTCCTTTCATTGCTATGGCCTGGGTCAGTTCTCAGGCTGGGGAGAAACATGCCATTCTGGGAAGAGAATAGGTTGGTTCTTGTGTGATCCCTTCAtcttttcaactgtaaaatggagttgggACTAGAGTACCTCTGAGATCTTTCCTTCTAACCATATAAGCTTATGATTTCATGTATTTGGCGGTAATAAGAATGGGGAGACGGGACAATTAAGGGGAAAGGAATCCAGGGGTAGGGTAGGGGGTATACTTCGGGGTTCAAGCTGAGATGAGAGGAATGTAATTAAGATAAGTCCCCAGGACTCACATTGGCTACAGGGTCACCACTTCGTGTAGCTACTAGGCTGAACCTCCGGACATAGGTATTCCCCTTCATTGCCTGGCACAGCTCAGTAATAGTGGGTGCCGCAATGTCCTATCAGTCAGAAAGGAGATATTCAGGTTTCTCTCCTTAATGAGGCCTTCTCTTGGAATGAATCATTTTCCTTGGGGGTGGAATCAAATCTAGCACCTGCATATTATTGAGGTTCACCTCCTCCAGCCCCTGGTCATTGCTCTGAATCCTCTTCAACGTCTCCTCAATGTCCGTAGGGTTTGGTGGTTCATCTGGTACTGGCTTGTATTTGTCAGGCTGTACCACACCTAGAAAGTGTGGAGAGGAAGGGGGAATCCCCCATGTTCCCCCATCCCTGCTACCGTACTATTCCTGTTGGCCCTTATGCCCACCCTTCTGTCCTCACTGCAGTAGCCCCCCTGGTTTTCATGCCAAGCACTTAGCATACACTTACTGGTGATTCCTTCAGTGTTGCAGATTTCTCCACTGCAGATGGCATCGTAGTACTGTTTGTTGCTCATCAGTGTGTACATCCCCAGAATGGCTAGAGGATAGTAATGGGAACAcatgggagaaggaggaggagtgaTAACAATATACCTCCCACACATCTTCCTGGCATTGAGtctgggggcaggggaggggaagaagatgtGGCCTCAGCCTAGCCAGGATTGATAACTCCTCTCGTGATTAGCCTAGGATGTTTCCTAGCCCCTGTCCCACACCCTATTAAttcaatgttttcttctttccccacaTGCCTCATGACCAGTCCCACCTCTTTTGACCCCAGGTTGCCCACCTGCAATGTCACACATTTCAGCATCTGTGGCTTTGGCCAATGCCTCCTCTAACTCAGGTTCCAAAGTGATCTGTTCTTCCGCAGGGATTTCCCTCTTAGGTTGGATGAATGGTTTCCCTGGCAGAGGGATGGAAGTCAGCAAAGGGAAACATTTTTTCTAGCCTATAACTTTGGTTTCCTGCCTGCCCTCACCCTCCCTACCCAAGCTCCGGCATTTCCTAGGTCCTCTATAAGAAGATCTGGGTCTCCTGTCAGGCTGGGTATTGGCAACGCCTAAACTCTGGTTAGTACAGAGGAGTAAATGCCTAGAGTCTAGAATGTCAAGATACGTGGGACTCAGAGCTGAGAGGAAAGATGGCTTTCCTGGGAAAAATGGAAGACTTAGAGAATAGCATCTCTGGGTCTCTATGGCAACAAGAGGGAGGAATTCAAGGTCTGGATGTTGGGATTTCTCTTCCTCTAACCTCCAGTGGAGTAGTACTTCACAGAACCCAAGGAATATGGAATGGCTGGACTACAGGGTTTGCAAATGGGAATGATGGGCCTGAGGGAGAGGGGGGAAATGGGGACTTGTgaatgatacagaatgaagtaataGCAGGGTGAGAGGCCGAGTGCCCCACTAAGGTTCTTGTACCCTTCTTCTCTCCTGTGAAGGGCACCAGGTCATCTCGCTCCTTAGTCTCCAAGGCTTGCCGTTCCAGGTGCTGCATCAGGGCTTCCCGGTCCAGGGGCCCTGTAGGGCTCTTCTTTGTCTGGTCACGTTGCCTGAGCCCGGCTGGCAGGAGCATGTTCTTGGGAGGGAGTAGGAGTAGGGGGGAAGTACCAGCTCagactccccacccccaaatttgGGACACCCTTAGGGTTCCCTGAAGCCTCTTTAAATCCCCCTTCTGACCCCCTCGGTCTCTGGGATTCCCCGTCCCACCTCCCTAGAGTCTAGAACCCTGAAGGACGTTCTTCAGGTCCCCACTGTGTAGACCATCTTCCCGTCCAATGGCCTTACTTCAGGGTCCATTTCCTGTAGCTCAGCGTCCAGCTGCTCCAGCTCCTCGGGGCTCAGGCTTCTCAGGATCTCATCTTCATCAATGTCCTTatacttttccagttctttccggTAGGATGACATGGTGTTCCACAGAGCCTAGGAAACATGGGGGAATTGTTGGACCAAGAGAGATGATGGGCGAAGGAAGGGAAAGTGACAGGATGCTTGGGGGAGGCAGGAGGCAGGAGGCAGGAAGAAGTGACGGCTTTCCCTCCCTGCTTCTCCAGCTTCCTTTTAGCCCAGATGAGGATCCCCAGCATTCAGGCTAGTACCCTATGGGAAGGAGCCCTGGCAGCAGCCCACACACCCAGCCCACACCCTCGCCGCCCGTCAGCACCTCTCCTGCCCCTCTCCCCCCCAACACAGCTGCTTGGGGCCCTGGCCAACATCTCTTGGGCCCCTGCCTAGTTCCTATGGAAGGTGGGGGGTGGAGAGCTTCGGGgaaattccccctcccccctctcagtcAATCCAGCCCCTTCCTTCGACAGGCCAGGGAGAGCCTGGAGGGCTGAGGGAATGGCAAGCTGGAGCCAGCTGCTCCTCTTTCCCCAGGCAATGGGGGCAGGCTTGGGGGAGCCCCCTCTGAAGCACAAGTCCTGTGCCTTTCAAGCGTGAGACTTCACAGAGAGCTGGGGCTCAGGGCCGAGGGAAACCCCAGGGACCCCCAGGATGGACCGGGCAAGGAAGCCGAGGCTGGAGGGTCGTGCCTGCCCTTAGCAGAAGGTGACACTGGCCCTCTTTGGGGGATGAGGGAGGAATGGCTTCACGCCTTGTCATTTGGGGTCAGGTTCTTCCAGAAACACTGGGTGGGGGCCTAAGGCGGGGAGGGGAGACATGCCCGCACTTGTGTAGACCACCCAGAACCTCAGTGGTGGAGACACCCTGGGGGCTGGAAAGCCAGCCTGAGTGACGGACGGTGTGCCACACGGACACTGTGCTCCGGACTCCCCGGGGCTCTCCCACCCCTCCCGGGTCCCAGCCAGGCTCCCCCACACCCCGCGGATCCTGGCCGCCCCCTCCCCTCTCACCTCCCCTTCTGTCGGTCTGTCTGCTCTGCCTGGGCACTGGCCGGGCGGCAGGAGGAGCCCTGTGccgggggagggggcagggggagCGGTGAGCtcagcattttattattttagttctggccaggtggggggtgggggtgggagatcGCATgtacacccccacacacacacccagccCGGCCCCCAGACCCCCTGGTGGCTGGTACTGGCCATGACAACTGCTCTGGCCTGGGCGTCCTGGCTGGCCCACTTAGGACACGCCGGGCACTGAGGACACGGAGGCATAAGAACTACCCGGCCCCTGCCTTCGGGAAGGCCACCCCGATGTGAACTACGTATGGATTATGGATTGACTGGATCGGAAAAATGGAAGGAGGCTGCTGGAGGCCCAGTGGATggagcctggaggtcctgggttccagtgtggcctcagatccttcggggctgcgtgaccctgagcaggtctcTTCGCTCCCCAGGCTGGCCCTGTCCACTCTCCTGCGTAGATGCTAAGCCGAGGACGGGGAGACCCCCTGAGCGGCCCGGCATCTCCTCCCTCCACAGAAGGCGGGCACGAGGgagttttccaatttttattagattaaaaaataCAGACAGGCCCGGGCAGGTGGCTCGgggtgagggaaggaggaggagcacGAGAGGGCGAGAGGGCGAGGCGAGGTGACGGCCGCCAGGTCTCCCAGGCCGGCCGGCCTTTCACTTGATGATGATTTTCTGGCGGAGAGCCCGGGGCCCGGGCCCGGGGAGGGGCTCGGGGGGCGGCGGGCCGGGGCCCAGGGCGGAGGCAGCGGGCGGCAGTCCGTGGGCCGTGATGTACTTCTTGTAGGCTTCGCGGATGATCTTGAAGGCTCTGGCCGTGGCGTAGGGGATATCTGTAACGGGATCTCGGTACAGGGCCGGGCGATGGGTGACGGGGCACACCTCCCGCACGGGGATCTTGGGGGGCTTTCCCCTAGGAAAACACTCCTCAAACGTGGCGTCATCGCTGAAGGTGATAAACGTGCGTGAGCACCGCGCAGGGGGCAGCACCGGCCCCGCTCCAGAGTGGGGAGCCACTGCCGACACCACAGGGGTGGGCTCAAGCCTGATGGAGAGGAAGACTATgaggaggaggcagagaggg
The window above is part of the Gracilinanus agilis isolate LMUSP501 chromosome 4, AgileGrace, whole genome shotgun sequence genome. Proteins encoded here:
- the TMOD4 gene encoding tropomodulin-4 isoform X2, translated to MSSYRKELEKYKDIDEDEILRSLSPEELEQLDAELQEMDPENMLLPAGLRQRDQTKKSPTGPLDREALMQHLERQALETKERDDLVPFTGEKKGKPFIQPKREIPAEEQITLEPELEEALAKATDAEMCDIAAILGMYTLMSNKQYYDAICSGEICNTEGITSVVQPDKYKPVPDEPPNPTDIEETLKRIQSNDQGLEEAIAEMLRENRSLQSLNIESNFISSAGLMAVLKAVRENSTLTELRVDNQRHWPGDAVEMEMAAMLEHCPSIVRFGYHFTQQGPRARAARAVTRNNELRRQQKKT
- the TMOD4 gene encoding tropomodulin-4 isoform X1 encodes the protein MSSYRKELEKYKDIDEDEILRSLSPEELEQLDAELQEMDPENMLLPAGLRQRDQTKKSPTGPLDREALMQHLERQALETKERDDLVPFTGEKKGKPFIQPKREIPAEEQITLEPELEEALAKATDAEMCDIAAILGMYTLMSNKQYYDAICSGEICNTEGITSVVQPDKYKPVPDEPPNPTDIEETLKRIQSNDQGLEEVNLNNMQDIAAPTITELCQAMKGNTYVRRFSLVATRSGDPVANAIAEMLRENRSLQSLNIESNFISSAGLMAVLKAVRENSTLTELRVDNQRHWPGDAVEMEMAAMLEHCPSIVRFGYHFTQQGPRARAARAVTRNNELRRQQKKT